The nucleotide sequence ATCCCGTATCGGCGATGGTGTGTTTCTGGCGATTCGTAAAGCCCTTATTGCGCAAGCTACAGGGAGAATTGCCGCCGTGGTCTCCCAGTTTCCCAAGGGCGATCGCCACAGCAGAGTTGCGAGCTGGGGGCAAGCGAGAGACTTATCTTTGGGGTAATGTTCGGGTGGAGGACGGCCAGTTGCGGTTTGCCCCAGCCAACGAGCATGGCTCTGGCAACCTAGTTAACTTGGCAGGCACCAACGCACTGGCGATCTTGGCCATCGGTCAAACCTGCATTGCGGCAGGGGAACCGGTTCCCGTCTTACTGTCGCAACCGATCTGAAGGCGCTTGCAAAAGTTCTCGCAGTGGCTCGCTCGCTCGACTTTTTTCCCATAGCGGAACTTCTCACCCTCTTGTGGGAAAGCTGGCAGCTAGACCGACAATTACCTGCTTCCTCAGAGCAGGCGATCGCTCGAATCGGCAGTTTATGGCAAAAAGGGGCCATGACAGATGGAGTGGCACACTAGCGACGCAGAAAACTTGGCTGAAATCGATCGGCAGGTCGGGCAGCACGATCTTGCCCCTGCCGAATACGAAGTGGTTCGCCGTGCCATCTACGCCACGGCTGATTTTGACTATCTGCATTCCATTCATTTTTCCGACAACGCCCTTGCCTCGGGCGCGGCAGCCTTAGCTGCCCGCACGACGCTCGTGGTGGATTGCCCCATGGTGCAAGTGGGGATTATCCGTACCATTCAGAACACCTTTGCCAATCCCGTCTATTGCGGTACCGACGCCATCACTCGTCCCCAGCGCAGTAAATCTGACACTGCCTGGGGATTGGAAACGCTTGCCCGTCGCTATCCAGAAGCAATCTACGTCATCGGTCAGTCAGCCTCAGCACAGGTGGGGCTGGTGGAACTGATCGTCGAAAAGGAAGTCGATCCAGCTTTGGTCGTGGCGGCTCCTCCCTGTTTTGGCGATACCAACGCCTCGCGGCAGACACTGGCAGAATTGGGAGTTCCCCACATCTGCACCACGGATGGAAAAGGAGGCTCGATGGTTGCGGCAGCAATACTAGATGGCCTGCTCGATTTATCTTGGCAGGCTTACGCCCGCAAAGGGACTCCACAGCAGCAAAGGACAGTGGCTGCGAGCCGCAGTTAAGCATCCCCCGCGTTCTCGTTATCTCTGGATCGCCACCTCGACAGCGCGTCGCGAGCCTCGATCGCAGCATCGCGCGCGCGGTCAATGGAAGAGGCGATCGCATTCAAATGCCCCATCTTCCGACCGGGGCGCTCGGCTGATTTGCCGTACCAATGCAAATAGACCCCTGCAGGCACTAAAGCAGCATCCAGTGGCAGGCTGACATTAGCCCCCTGCCGAGTCCCAAAAATATTCGCCATCGCAACAGCAGGCACCAACAATTCCGTCGAACCTAACGGTAAATCCAACACTGCCCGAACGTGTTGCTCGAATTGATTGGTGGCACAGCCATTCAACGTGTAATGGCCGGAATTGTGGGGACGAGGGGCCAATTCGTTGACTAAAACATCGCCCGATTTTGTCAGAAATAGCTCGACACCGATCGCGCCGACAGACTCGATCGCCCTGACAGCAGCGATCGCTATCTCTTGCGCCTTCTCACCCACTGCTCGGGGAATCGCCGCAGGGGCAATCGTATAATCGCA is from Synechococcus sp. PCC 7336 and encodes:
- a CDS encoding precorrin-8X methylmutase, whose protein sequence is MEWHTSDAENLAEIDRQVGQHDLAPAEYEVVRRAIYATADFDYLHSIHFSDNALASGAAALAARTTLVVDCPMVQVGIIRTIQNTFANPVYCGTDAITRPQRSKSDTAWGLETLARRYPEAIYVIGQSASAQVGLVELIVEKEVDPALVVAAPPCFGDTNASRQTLAELGVPHICTTDGKGGSMVAAAILDGLLDLSWQAYARKGTPQQQRTVAASRS